The window TGCCCAGATGGAAGGacaaacatggctcttattttagtaaagaattagacattaaaattaaattaaaattcatttggtaaagaaacttagccaatggcaactacatcacCTCCAGTGTTGATAAGTCATTTTAAATCTTAAAAGAATGTGTagcaaaaaaaagaaaggtTTTTCAACATTCTATTTTAGCTATGCCTTGAGCTTTCAAATAATTGAATTATGTATTGGCTAGACacgcacagaaataaacaaacatcttcatttaaaagttagaatggtaattgTTGTATATTCtgcaacaccaggcattcagctagtatgttaataaactagaacaataataacaatgctaaaatattatGCATTGCAGTTTTAATAGACATGACttctaaaaatgaaataatagtATGAAAATATTAACCCTTTTTTATAGATATTACGCTTGTTCAATTCTGCATAAATGTATGTGTTGTGTATAAATGCACATACATTTTATAGAGTTTCAGTCAATGCGTCCACCATTCACTGATGAGCTAAAAAAAGATGTAGACGCATTAAACTATGATCCCAGCAAACATCACCCAGTTTTTTATGGTAAAATGCATCAACGTATTGAAAGCATTGACACAGATGTAGAGTTTGATCCATCGCTCTCTCATCCGGCATGCATTGGGCATGTCTTCGTTGACCCAGTTCCACCTTCACCACCAAAATCTTCTCCACAACTTCCTGATAGAAAGAAATGTAAGTATCTATATTAACCTATACTCAGCTCAGTTAGCCATGTGTGACTATAACTGCTAGATAATAGTTTAACTTGGTACATTCGGCTGCAAATACTCATCCTACGTTTGAGTAAATTGTTTCAATTACAACATTTAGATTTTcaattaaaagctaaaaataacaatttttatgtcATCCATGGTCATGAAGACAAATTTGAAAACGATTGTCAGCACATGAATAGTAATAAAGTAAATACACAAACTTTTCTACCAAAACATTGGTAGTTTTAGCTATCTAATGTTTAATACTTATACATGTAAAGCATTTCAAAGTTGAGGCGGCTCGCTTTCTAATTTTGTAAACGTACGTAACAATTTTTTAGGTTCACCTAGAGAATACCTTGAGCATTATGTATTTCCTCACTTACTACCAGCACTGGAAGCCATGTTGGTTTCTGCTAAACAAGAGCGATGTTTCGAGAGAAAGAGGACAAAGTTCAACGCTTTGGACTTCATCACagaatatttatataagtaagTTCTGTTGCAATAACATCATGTAATATGTAACTTTAGATGAAAAATGCTCCAGAtctttagtatatattataacatgGAAAATTCTAATATGAAACAAAAATCTTTAGTGGGCTGTAAACCATCTATTTGCTAGCGCAGACAGGCTAGAGCTACACGTAAGTGCGGCTAgatacatgtatagcatatcTAGCCGCACTTGATAGCATATGTAGCATAATATACTCTTGCAGCTttctgttttatattgagttagTCTAGTCTTAACACATGCTGGGAAAATGTAGTTTTATGAcaaaaaaatctatttacaaTTTCAAAAGAATATTGTGAGTGGTACTTCCTCAACAGATCTTTACTGCTTCTATTTCTACTTATAAGTAACACAATCAACGTTCATTTCATGTACTTCACAGATTTACGTCAGGCCTATTAGATATTGGAGAACACAAAAATCTTTCTAGCTAAAATAgtgtttttgaagtttttattgTGTAATCTTTTAATGTTTGACTTTAGACTTTGTCAAGGGATGttgcaattttaaaatgttagtgTAGTAGCAGCTAATTATAGCATGATGGTGGACCAAGCTATTGTTTTTGAACATGCTAAGCTTCAGTCCACTGCAAGTTATGTCTCAGTTCAAAGCAATTTTTTGATTCATTTTCATCggttgtttagtttttttctgcagCTTTAAACTTTTGAGGAAATCTAAAAGATACAGGAGTTTTGTAGCGTATAATTCATATAGAAAGTTGTCTCCTTGTTATATCTTTTAGTGAGCAGACAAATCTTGTTcgcttgttttcatttttttaaatgttgttttGCCAATGACAATGATAAAAGGTACCAAACCAAACATTTAACGTTTCCATTTTAACAACATTATAATTTTAACAAGCTTTGTATTCATAAACATCAGAGTTTTTCAGAAAATCAGAGAGGTAATTGATGTCTTTGTAGTTTTAAATAGTGCCTCACTTCTATGCTTGCTGATTGTTTCTAGGAACAATGCGAAGATGAATAGTGGCGACCGAACTGGAATTACACTGTTTGACATTCCCTTCGTTCAAGAACATCTGAAGCACCAGtatgttattaatatagagcTAAATGCTCTTTTATTCTATGTTTCCTAAGTCTACGTTTCATAAGTCTATATTTCCTAAGTCTATGTTTCCTTAGTCTATGTTTCGTAAGTCTATGTTTTCTAAGTCTATGTTTCCTAATTCTATGTTTCCTAAGTCTCTGTTTCCTAAGTCTATGTTTCCTACGTCTATGTTTCCTACGTCTATGTTTCCTAAATCTATGTTTCCTAAGTCTATGTTTCCTAAGTCTACGTTTCCTAAGTCTATGTTTACTAAGTCTATGTTTCCTAAGTCTATGTTTCCTATGTCTATGTTTCCTAAGTCTATGTTTCCTAAGTCTATGTTTCGTACTCAAAACTCCAGAGCAACTGGTACTGCTGCAgtcttttattatagtaaaactgCATTATTTTACCCTGGTTTACTTGAATTTAGTTTTTGTAATAGCACAAACTTTGTGATTTCTTTAACTTATTACATGCAAATAACATTTCAGACATGTTTGAACATTATTGTGAAACTATTATTAAGGAGTCAGCAAGTCATTGTGTAAAATTGCCACATGGTTGCAATCTTATAAACCTTGTTCATTTCGCAGTCCGAGACCTCCTCTACCCCTCTCTCTTATATGGACAGAAGAAGAGGCTACTTTAGTCATTCAGTCTCATTGGAGAGGCTTTTTAGTCAGAAGGCGATCAGATATACAGGAGCTCAGACATTGGCAAAAAGATTGGCGACgagaaaatgaaaacatacGAAATAAAGTGGACGATTTTTGGGCTGACAAGATGGATGACCAGACCTTGAACGAAGATGGAGGGAAAGACTGATTTGGTACTCACATACTTATGTCTGTTATATAGCtacaataatttatttgaaaattttaatgttatatttttttggttTTCGCAAGATGGTCGCACTTGAAATATCTCGCAGCTGATCAGACCAGATGTCTAGTTACTTCTAAAAACAGTAACTTATGTTTATTGAACATAGAAACTTTATAAAGTGAATGCGAACTACATTTTGTGTATGAAACTCCCGCTGCCTGAGAACATGATCTGCAGTCGGCGGGTATAACTCTTTCACATTTCTTTTGTCACATAATTGCAAACAGCTGCACAATAGTGAGATTTATGAATATATTTGTTTAATGGttcacaaaaatataatttattgcacaaaactttaaataggtttgatgaaattttaaaaagttcaaaGTTGAAAGATATACATCATTTATCGAGATACTGTATGTCACAAAAATGAGATCAAATTTTTCTTAGGGATGATTAGCTAATATTGAAAATAGCTAGACTGTCTCAAGAGATTCTTAAAAAAACATCAAGAGGTATTATGCGGCACATTCTTCATTCAATCTAAACATTGACATGTCTTACAGGTTCCATTTATACTGAAGCGATGTCAAAAAATAGTCTTTGTAAGTTGTCTGTtctgaacagacaactcctagcATATAGAGTTTTTCAGTTAACTATGTACTACCAAAACTAGGATTAAACAAGCTAAAAGAACAAGGAAAGAACCAGAATTTCTTTGCACTGATGCTGCTGATAGGCTGGTCTGCGGCTCCAACAAACCATAAACATTTGTCTCCGTGACGTGACtacaaaacaggaaatagcctTTATCAATTTGTTTTGATATACCTATCATTAAGTCAATTCTGTAAATACACTGGTATAGCAGCCTGTTGaaattaaatgaaaacaaaGCAATTGATCCTATTATGGTACCATCAGACTGTCAAGGTATAATGCCGCCTTGGATCACTGAATAATGTGCAATCTTTGTGTAAGACAATATTAAATGCATATTTTCTTCAAATCCATTTTTTATAGTGATAAGATATAGTTGATGTTAAATGTTGTAAATTATAAATCATCACAGTTGAAGACGCGTCACCAGATATCAATTACTGCCAGTCTATGGTCAGACATCATCTGCTGTCTAATAACCCGGTGTTTGTAGCTGCCCAAATAGAAACCACTTATGTAAGTGAATTGTTTAATCAACCCATGCAAATGTGTCTTATGACTCAACCTAGTTATTAACCAATGCTAGTGGATTAAAAGGATTAACTATGTTAGTGGATTAAAGAGATTAAATAATACT of the Watersipora subatra chromosome 4, tzWatSuba1.1, whole genome shotgun sequence genome contains:
- the LOC137395220 gene encoding IQ domain-containing protein K-like, translating into MSIITTVPEPNLWEEICKEFQSMRPPFTDELKKDVDALNYDPSKHHPVFYGKMHQRIESIDTDVEFDPSLSHPACIGHVFVDPVPPSPPKSSPQLPDRKKCSPREYLEHYVFPHLLPALEAMLVSAKQERCFERKRTKFNALDFITEYLYKNNAKMNSGDRTGITLFDIPFVQEHLKHHPRPPLPLSLIWTEEEATLVIQSHWRGFLVRRRSDIQELRHWQKDWRRENENIRNKVDDFWADKMDDQTLNEDGGKD